The following coding sequences lie in one Methylotenera versatilis 301 genomic window:
- the hxlA gene encoding 3-hexulose-6-phosphate synthase, with amino-acid sequence MALTQMALDSLDFDGTVALATLVAPHVDILEIGTPCIKHNGVKLLEVLRAKFPNNKILVDLKTMDAGFYEAEPFYKAGADICTVLGCADIGTIKGVIDVANKYGKKAQVDLINVADKAAKTKEVAAAGAHIIGVHTGLDQQAAGQTPFTDLALVAALNLGVEISVAGGVKAATTAQVRDAGATIIVAGAAIYGAADPAASAAEITAIAHA; translated from the coding sequence ATGGCATTAACACAAATGGCTTTAGATTCATTAGATTTTGACGGTACAGTTGCATTAGCAACATTAGTTGCACCACACGTAGACATTCTTGAAATCGGTACACCTTGCATTAAACACAACGGTGTTAAATTGCTTGAAGTTTTGCGCGCTAAATTCCCAAACAACAAAATCTTAGTTGACTTAAAAACAATGGATGCTGGTTTCTACGAAGCTGAGCCATTCTACAAAGCTGGCGCTGACATCTGTACAGTTCTAGGTTGTGCTGATATCGGTACAATCAAAGGCGTAATCGATGTTGCTAACAAATACGGCAAAAAAGCTCAAGTTGACTTGATCAACGTTGCTGATAAAGCTGCTAAAACTAAAGAAGTTGCTGCTGCTGGCGCGCACATCATTGGCGTTCACACTGGTTTAGATCAACAAGCTGCTGGTCAAACACCATTCACTGACTTAGCTTTGGTTGCTGCTTTGAACCTAGGCGTTGAAATCTCAGTTGCTGGTGGCGTTAAAGCTGCTACAACTGCACAAGTACGTGATGCTGGCGCTACTATCATTGTAGCTGGTGCTGCTATCTACGGTGCTGCTGATCCTGCTGCTTCTGCTGCTGAAATCACAGCTATTGCTCACGCTTAA
- the pabB gene encoding aminodeoxychorismate synthase component I: MNLLKHNLKYQVNTAQLFKRLSHKPWAILLDSGQPQSQYGRYDIIVADPFVTVSTVDDGAKTKTEITRQGHVEVSSDNPFDILNSLMAPYKAAQNVLPFCGGAVGYFAYDLARQVETLPNLSLLNPTIPHMMVGIYDWAVVVDHREKTACLISNGFQQSTRDGWADLCALFDAPIASQNLGSFELTTAVSSNMDFSQYAKAFNAIKRYIIEGDCYQVNLAQRFSAKAHGNAWVAYNKLREISPAPFMAYMNFGHLQVLSGSPERFLQVIGNHVETRPIKGTRPRSEDAEQDQQYADDLQASIKDRAENLMIVDLLRNDISKSCEIGSVKADKLFLLQSFANVHHLVSIVTGILKPGKSVIDLLRGCFPGGSITGAPKLRSMQIIEELEPNRRGVYCGAIGYIGFDGNMDTNIAIRTAVYSQDENGSGEINFYAGGGIVADSVLEKEYAETLDKASSMMKTMRFFTHGK; this comes from the coding sequence ATGAATTTGCTTAAACATAATTTGAAATATCAGGTGAATACAGCGCAGTTATTTAAGCGCCTAAGTCACAAACCCTGGGCGATACTGCTCGATAGCGGCCAGCCACAAAGCCAATATGGGCGTTATGATATTATTGTGGCAGATCCTTTTGTCACAGTGAGCACCGTCGACGATGGTGCTAAAACTAAGACGGAGATTACTCGGCAGGGTCACGTGGAGGTGAGTTCGGATAATCCATTCGATATTCTGAACAGCCTGATGGCTCCTTATAAAGCCGCGCAAAATGTTTTGCCATTTTGTGGGGGAGCGGTTGGCTATTTTGCTTATGATTTAGCGCGACAGGTTGAAACTTTGCCTAATTTGAGTTTACTCAATCCTACTATTCCGCACATGATGGTAGGAATTTACGATTGGGCAGTGGTAGTCGATCATCGTGAGAAAACGGCCTGTTTGATTTCAAATGGCTTTCAGCAATCTACGCGCGATGGTTGGGCTGATTTATGCGCCTTGTTTGATGCGCCTATAGCGTCACAAAATTTAGGTTCCTTTGAGTTAACAACTGCTGTCAGCAGCAATATGGACTTTAGCCAGTACGCCAAGGCTTTTAATGCGATTAAACGTTACATTATTGAAGGTGATTGCTACCAAGTGAATTTAGCGCAACGTTTCTCGGCCAAAGCACATGGAAATGCTTGGGTTGCTTATAATAAGTTAAGGGAAATTAGCCCAGCACCGTTTATGGCTTATATGAATTTTGGTCATTTGCAGGTGCTTTCAGGGTCGCCAGAGCGATTTTTGCAGGTGATAGGCAACCATGTCGAAACTCGACCAATTAAAGGCACTAGGCCGCGTTCTGAAGATGCTGAGCAAGATCAGCAATATGCAGATGATTTACAAGCGAGCATTAAAGACCGTGCTGAAAACTTGATGATTGTTGATTTATTGCGTAACGATATCAGTAAGAGTTGCGAGATTGGCTCAGTGAAGGCTGACAAACTGTTTCTATTACAAAGCTTTGCTAACGTGCATCATCTGGTCAGTATCGTCACTGGAATATTAAAACCGGGCAAATCTGTCATTGATTTACTCCGCGGTTGTTTTCCCGGCGGATCGATTACAGGTGCGCCAAAGTTAAGATCCATGCAAATTATTGAAGAATTAGAACCCAACCGACGCGGCGTTTATTGTGGCGCCATTGGCTATATTGGCTTTGATGGCAATATGGATACGAATATTGCGATTCGTACTGCTGTCTATTCGCAAGATGAGAATGGCTCAGGTGAAATCAATTTTTACGCTGGTGGTGGCATTGTGGCAGATTCAGTTTTAGAAAAAGAATATGCTGAAACTTTGGATAAAGCTTCAAGTATGATGAAGACTATGCGATTTTTTACGCATGGGAAGTAG
- the tal gene encoding transaldolase: MANLLDQLKAITTIVADTGDVEAIKAVKPVDATTNPSLVLKASQLPQYAPLIETAIAYAKAQGGTKAEQIDSAADKLAVLIGAEITKEVPGRISTEVDARLSFNLDAMVAKGRKLIKLYEESGISKDRVLIKLASTWEGIKAGEILEKEGIQCNLTLLFGFGQARACAEAGVFLISPFVGRILDWYKAKNPTTEYTQETDPGVVSVRAIYAYYKEHGYKTVVMGASFRNTGELIALAGCDRLTVSPNLLQDLAATEGTLVQVLKDTGVTKTPPAKMTEAEFRFELNQDAMAIEKLSEGIRGFVADQNKLEAALSAKL, encoded by the coding sequence ATGGCAAATTTATTAGACCAACTCAAAGCAATCACAACTATCGTGGCTGATACTGGTGATGTAGAAGCGATTAAAGCAGTAAAACCAGTGGATGCAACAACTAATCCATCATTAGTTTTAAAAGCAAGTCAATTGCCACAATACGCACCTTTAATTGAAACTGCGATTGCTTATGCAAAAGCACAAGGTGGTACTAAAGCAGAGCAAATTGACAGTGCTGCTGATAAATTAGCGGTGTTGATTGGTGCTGAAATTACTAAAGAAGTACCAGGTCGTATCTCAACTGAAGTAGATGCACGTTTATCTTTTAACTTAGATGCAATGGTGGCTAAAGGCCGTAAATTAATCAAACTTTACGAAGAATCAGGTATCAGCAAAGACCGCGTGTTGATTAAATTAGCTTCAACATGGGAAGGTATCAAAGCAGGCGAGATTCTTGAAAAAGAAGGCATCCAATGTAACCTAACATTGTTATTCGGTTTCGGCCAAGCACGTGCGTGTGCTGAGGCTGGCGTATTCTTGATTTCACCATTCGTTGGTCGTATTTTAGACTGGTACAAAGCTAAAAACCCAACAACAGAATACACACAAGAAACAGATCCAGGTGTGGTTTCAGTGCGCGCAATCTATGCATACTACAAAGAGCATGGCTATAAAACAGTGGTAATGGGTGCTTCATTCCGTAACACTGGTGAGTTAATTGCATTGGCTGGTTGTGATCGTTTAACTGTTTCTCCAAACTTATTGCAAGATTTGGCAGCAACAGAAGGTACTTTAGTGCAAGTATTGAAAGATACTGGCGTGACTAAAACGCCACCAGCAAAAATGACTGAAGCAGAGTTCCGCTTTGAATTAAACCAAGATGCAATGGCTATTGAGAAATTGTCAGAAGGTATCCGTGGTTTCGTTGCGGATCAAAACAAACTTGAAGCGGCTTTAAGCGCAAAATTGTAA
- a CDS encoding hydantoinase/oxoprolinase family protein: MNKSPIIGWDVGGAHLKAAMLNAEGNLLRVLQVPCALWRGLNELEVAIDEVLSQFSTSAAIHAITMTGELVDLFANRQTGVNEISHVMHAKLAGAKLFYTGASDLDFAGFVTIDEVNAHWQHIASANWLASAGFVAKQVGHALFIDIGSTTSDFVLIAEHQPVCLGLTDAARMQTEELVYTGVIRTPLMALTQKIQFEDTVTSVAAEYFAATADVYRLTDDLVGEDDMTDTADGKEKTVYASTKRLARMIGHDADDKPLDTWVALAQAFKQQQVSRLQEVATKHISRVKNNTKLSIIGAGAGSFIAREIAESMKLPYLDVADLIANSQSSNDCELKHWATVCLPAYAVANLAFHNNQMQ, translated from the coding sequence ATGAACAAATCACCTATTATAGGCTGGGATGTAGGCGGGGCGCATCTTAAAGCCGCGATGCTGAATGCTGAAGGTAACTTGTTGCGAGTACTTCAAGTGCCATGTGCGTTGTGGCGCGGTTTGAATGAATTAGAAGTAGCCATTGATGAGGTGTTAAGTCAGTTTTCTACTTCAGCGGCAATACACGCAATTACAATGACAGGCGAGCTTGTTGATTTATTTGCTAATCGTCAAACTGGTGTAAATGAAATTAGCCACGTAATGCATGCAAAACTTGCAGGTGCTAAGCTTTTTTACACCGGCGCATCCGATTTAGATTTTGCTGGATTTGTAACGATAGATGAAGTGAATGCGCATTGGCAGCATATTGCTTCTGCCAATTGGTTGGCAAGTGCGGGTTTTGTTGCCAAGCAAGTAGGGCATGCCTTGTTCATTGATATTGGCAGTACAACCTCAGATTTTGTTTTGATTGCAGAGCATCAGCCAGTTTGCTTGGGCTTAACCGACGCTGCACGTATGCAAACTGAGGAGTTGGTTTACACTGGTGTGATACGCACTCCACTGATGGCGCTTACGCAAAAGATTCAGTTTGAGGATACGGTTACGTCTGTTGCAGCTGAGTATTTCGCGGCTACAGCTGACGTATACCGATTGACGGATGACTTAGTTGGCGAAGATGATATGACAGACACCGCAGATGGCAAAGAAAAGACAGTCTATGCAAGTACAAAACGACTTGCACGCATGATAGGGCACGATGCCGATGATAAGCCTTTAGATACTTGGGTAGCGTTAGCACAAGCATTTAAACAGCAGCAAGTTTCGCGTTTGCAAGAAGTGGCAACCAAGCATATTTCACGCGTCAAAAATAATACCAAATTAAGTATCATAGGCGCAGGTGCAGGCAGTTTTATAGCACGAGAAATCGCCGAAAGTATGAAGTTACCATATTTAGACGTGGCAGACTTGATTGCTAATTCGCAATCTTCTAACGATTGTGAATTAAAACATTGGGCAACTGTCTGTTTGCCTGCCTATGCTGTAGCTAATTTGGCATTCCATAATAATCAAATGCAATAG
- a CDS encoding ATP-grasp domain-containing protein gives MESPKIEPLLKLFVCEFITGGGLCAEALPASLVQEGTLMRDALLADLIEVDGYEIVTTHDNRLAASPLVKSSLQVDSNFEDNFKIMLTQVDLVWLIAPESNGTLLKLSEMCYEADVIFLGCEFDSTLIGTSKSLAYEALDEAKIFTIPTIAGDDFVQDAAFSVAKSLQVPIHSRWVAKPEDGAGCDGIKVFDDLQKLMSWLKQDDRYLNYIIQPYQQGIAASLSMLCRAGKGWLLSCNKQNISLNFDTFNLGGVMVNGMQAYWQRFETLARKVAKMLPDASGYIGVDVIVDAENDKIYVVEINPRLTTSYVGLREAIGHNPAKIILESIKDSKFTMPVLQRNMVEIAL, from the coding sequence ATGGAATCGCCTAAAATAGAACCGCTATTAAAACTGTTTGTATGCGAGTTTATCACTGGTGGCGGCTTATGTGCAGAGGCATTGCCTGCATCGCTGGTTCAAGAGGGTACGTTAATGCGTGATGCGTTGCTGGCGGACTTGATTGAGGTTGATGGTTATGAAATTGTGACAACACATGATAATAGATTAGCGGCGTCGCCCTTAGTTAAAAGCAGTTTGCAAGTTGATAGCAACTTCGAAGATAACTTTAAAATCATGCTGACTCAGGTTGATTTGGTTTGGCTGATTGCCCCAGAGTCAAATGGCACTTTGTTGAAACTAAGCGAGATGTGCTACGAAGCCGATGTGATTTTTCTAGGTTGTGAGTTTGATTCTACTTTAATTGGCACTAGTAAATCTTTAGCTTACGAAGCTTTAGATGAAGCTAAAATTTTCACAATACCTACCATTGCAGGTGATGATTTTGTACAAGATGCAGCTTTTTCTGTGGCTAAATCTCTGCAAGTCCCTATTCATAGCCGTTGGGTTGCAAAGCCTGAAGATGGTGCTGGTTGCGATGGTATTAAAGTATTTGATGATTTGCAAAAACTAATGTCTTGGCTAAAACAAGATGATCGATATTTGAACTATATTATTCAGCCATATCAGCAAGGTATTGCTGCGAGCTTGTCTATGCTATGTCGCGCTGGCAAGGGTTGGTTATTAAGTTGTAATAAGCAAAATATCAGCCTTAATTTTGATACGTTTAACTTAGGTGGCGTTATGGTAAACGGCATGCAGGCTTATTGGCAACGGTTTGAAACACTTGCTCGCAAAGTTGCTAAAATGTTACCAGACGCATCTGGATATATAGGTGTTGATGTGATTGTCGATGCTGAAAACGACAAGATTTATGTTGTTGAAATTAACCCACGACTTACCACTAGTTATGTTGGTTTGCGCGAGGCAATTGGGCATAATCCAGCCAAAATAATTTTAGAAAGTATTAAAGACTCCAAATTTACGATGCCTGTGTTGCAAAGAAACATGGTTGAAATTGCATTATGA
- the hxlB gene encoding 6-phospho-3-hexuloisomerase, with protein sequence MSSSQKLILDKLTSILSETDNSKAAELLKLVEGAGRTFIGGAGRSLLVSRFFAMRLVHAGYNVSMIGEVVTPAIKAGDLLLLVSGSGGTETLLPFVKKAKSVGAKLVVVSMKKSSAMADVADLVIQIGNDSSFPLTKGMPMGSQFELSTLVFLEAAIADLIFAKDLTEEGMRAIHANLE encoded by the coding sequence ATGAGTAGCAGTCAAAAACTAATTTTAGATAAATTAACTAGCATTTTGTCTGAAACAGACAATTCTAAAGCCGCTGAGCTTTTGAAGCTGGTTGAAGGTGCTGGTCGTACATTCATTGGTGGTGCAGGTCGCTCACTATTAGTTTCACGTTTCTTTGCAATGCGCTTAGTGCATGCAGGATACAACGTCAGCATGATTGGCGAAGTGGTCACTCCAGCAATCAAAGCTGGTGATTTGTTGCTTTTGGTTTCAGGTTCAGGCGGTACAGAAACATTATTGCCTTTTGTTAAAAAAGCAAAATCTGTTGGTGCTAAACTAGTTGTTGTTTCTATGAAGAAATCATCTGCAATGGCAGATGTTGCTGACTTGGTTATCCAAATTGGTAACGATAGCAGCTTCCCGCTAACAAAAGGTATGCCAATGGGCTCACAATTTGAGCTTTCAACTTTGGTATTCTTGGAAGCAGCTATTGCTGATTTGATTTTCGCTAAAGACTTAACAGAAGAAGGCATGCGTGCAATTCATGCAAACTTAGAGTAA
- a CDS encoding 4a-hydroxytetrahydrobiopterin dehydratase, with amino-acid sequence MTTSKVYSDQEVEEKLKAELPHWFLENGWIRRKYRTSGWKATLMVVNTVGHLAEAAWHHPDLTVSYAFVIVKLCTHDAKGITDKDFELATKIESVIAWQPALEGGVLEGTPNEDARFKYIKYD; translated from the coding sequence ATGACGACAAGTAAAGTGTATTCAGACCAAGAAGTTGAAGAGAAATTAAAGGCTGAACTGCCGCATTGGTTTTTAGAGAATGGCTGGATACGCCGTAAGTATAGAACTAGCGGCTGGAAAGCCACGCTCATGGTGGTGAATACGGTAGGGCATTTGGCTGAAGCGGCATGGCATCATCCAGATTTAACAGTTTCTTATGCATTTGTAATTGTGAAGTTGTGCACCCATGACGCTAAAGGCATCACAGATAAAGACTTTGAGTTAGCAACGAAGATTGAATCAGTGATTGCTTGGCAACCGGCATTAGAAGGTGGTGTGCTAGAAGGCACACCTAATGAAGATGCGCGTTTTAAGTATATTAAATACGATTAA
- a CDS encoding HisA/HisF-related TIM barrel protein encodes MKVIPVIDLLNGVVVHAKKGDRATYQAIHSQLTPSSQPLDIVAALLDVYPFQQLYIADLNAIQKLDANYKNNYNVIASIKERYSALELWVDAGISNNAELSLWLELDTRLIIGSENFPHINNYTSLNIQDKNYILSLDFMPLAYQGPVELLTNIEYWPQDVIVMSLSNVGANNGTNIDLLQKTMARAKSFNIIAAGGIRNADDLVALKEMGINAALLATALHQKQISTEQLESIKQ; translated from the coding sequence TTGAAAGTTATTCCAGTAATCGATTTATTAAATGGCGTGGTGGTTCATGCAAAAAAAGGTGACCGAGCAACATATCAAGCGATACATTCTCAGCTTACACCATCATCGCAACCATTAGATATTGTAGCGGCTTTATTAGATGTTTATCCGTTTCAGCAGCTCTATATTGCGGACTTAAATGCCATTCAAAAGCTAGACGCTAACTACAAAAATAATTATAACGTGATTGCCTCCATTAAAGAGCGCTACTCTGCGCTTGAGTTGTGGGTGGATGCCGGCATTAGCAACAACGCCGAACTGAGTCTTTGGCTGGAGCTCGATACTCGCTTAATAATCGGCAGTGAAAACTTCCCTCATATCAACAATTACACTTCGCTTAATATTCAAGACAAAAACTATATTTTATCGTTAGATTTCATGCCTCTTGCCTACCAAGGTCCAGTAGAACTGCTTACCAATATAGAATATTGGCCACAGGATGTAATTGTGATGTCTCTAAGCAATGTTGGGGCAAATAATGGTACGAATATAGATTTGCTGCAAAAGACTATGGCACGCGCAAAGAGCTTTAATATCATTGCGGCTGGTGGCATTAGAAATGCCGACGATTTAGTTGCGCTAAAAGAAATGGGGATAAACGCCGCATTACTCGCCACGGCTCTACACCAGAAGCAAATTTCAACTGAGCAACTTGAAAGTATCAAGCAATAA
- a CDS encoding efflux RND transporter permease subunit, with protein sequence MMSALVRFSIRFHGVVIGLACLLIVYGIYGLSRTNLDVFPEFSPTQVVIQTESPGLSSNLVEQLVTQPIETTLSGTVGVESMRSQSIPGLSVITIVFDEHTDIYRNRQVVAERLATLNNQLPKNIVPNITPLASSASTVLGMGITSDKRSLMELRTLVDWTIRPHIMAVPGVADVNVLGGDVRQFQILVDPSKLIRYNLSIQEVLTATARVTGVRGAGYIENNNQRILINTEGQAKNIGQLGQMPIVHRNGQTVRLSDLGQVVEGAAPAISAAAINGKEGVYFSVQGQLGANTKAVTEAVEKAMRELSPELKAQQITFYPALFRPASFIETAIDGVKTDILIGSTLVIAVLFLFLFNVRTAFISATAIPLSLLAATIVLGYFGTGLNIMVLGGLAIALGEVVDDAIIDTENIFRRLRENRLLTNPQPAHQVVFNASMEVRSSVVYATIIVVLVFLPLLTLSGVAGKLFAPLGYAYISAIVASLVVALTLTPALCYIFFSRGKLDSSDPPLIAWMKKGYVRLLQRIERNYVMVISLTTIVIALGLGILPLFKSQFIPNLHEGHYIMHMTAVPGTSARESLRIGEKVAAVVGHIKGVKSVTQWVGRAPNAADTFGTHYSEFEVELDSLSGPEQNRVLDNIREELAGEAVDDDNDGKAETGFIGVTFAINTFLTERIEETISGFTAAMVINIHGQDLDALDRDAREVANILSSIPGASEIQIQSPPGTPELTIRLRPERLALYGLQSLDVLENIQAAYEGVQASQIYQGNQVTSVNVMFSRSVRDDLREIGSLPLKNPDGKIIYLKDVADISQENGRSKILHAGAKRIQTVTCNIHNRDIASFAREMKKRIKTEVQLSSGNFVTYTGEAEANAKSREDLIVHSLLAAVGIFLMLYIAFGRLRNLLLTFANLPFALIGGVIAAMFTGGWISLGSLVGFVTLFGITLRNSIMMVSHYQHLIDEENCVWGLETCIRGASERLPSILMTALVTALGLLPLAIGSGQPGREIEGPMATIIVGGLVTSTILNLLILPTIMLHFGQFKKERFT encoded by the coding sequence ATGATGTCCGCCCTCGTCCGTTTTTCCATTCGCTTTCATGGCGTAGTTATTGGCTTGGCATGCCTGCTCATCGTGTATGGCATATATGGTCTTAGCCGCACAAATTTAGACGTCTTTCCAGAATTTTCACCTACACAAGTTGTTATACAAACTGAATCGCCGGGTTTATCTTCTAACCTAGTAGAACAGTTAGTCACGCAACCGATAGAAACCACGCTCTCAGGTACAGTAGGGGTTGAGTCTATGCGCTCTCAATCTATTCCTGGCCTGTCTGTTATCACTATTGTTTTTGATGAACATACTGATATATATCGCAATAGACAAGTGGTGGCTGAGCGATTAGCCACACTGAACAATCAATTACCAAAAAATATCGTGCCTAATATCACCCCATTGGCATCAAGCGCCAGTACGGTTCTAGGGATGGGCATTACCTCAGACAAACGTAGCTTGATGGAGCTACGCACGTTGGTGGATTGGACAATTCGCCCACACATTATGGCGGTGCCTGGCGTGGCAGATGTGAACGTATTGGGTGGGGATGTACGGCAATTTCAGATTCTGGTGGACCCTAGCAAACTCATACGCTACAACTTATCGATTCAAGAAGTACTGACAGCAACGGCACGTGTCACAGGCGTACGCGGCGCGGGTTATATTGAAAATAATAATCAACGTATTTTAATTAATACAGAAGGCCAAGCTAAAAACATAGGTCAGCTTGGGCAAATGCCTATTGTGCACCGTAATGGTCAAACAGTACGTTTGAGCGACTTAGGCCAAGTAGTTGAGGGCGCGGCACCAGCCATTAGTGCCGCTGCTATTAACGGCAAAGAAGGTGTGTACTTTTCTGTACAAGGTCAATTGGGCGCTAATACTAAAGCGGTGACCGAGGCGGTTGAAAAAGCCATGCGCGAGCTGTCACCAGAATTAAAAGCACAGCAAATCACGTTTTATCCTGCACTGTTCCGCCCTGCTAGCTTTATCGAAACCGCAATCGATGGCGTTAAGACTGATATTTTGATTGGTTCAACGCTAGTCATTGCCGTGTTATTTTTATTTCTGTTTAATGTACGAACCGCGTTTATTTCTGCCACGGCTATTCCACTTTCACTACTCGCAGCCACCATCGTGCTAGGCTACTTCGGCACTGGTTTGAACATTATGGTGCTAGGCGGCTTAGCGATTGCATTGGGCGAAGTGGTCGATGATGCGATTATTGACACTGAGAATATTTTTAGACGCTTGCGTGAAAATCGGCTGTTAACTAACCCTCAGCCTGCACATCAAGTCGTATTTAATGCCTCTATGGAAGTGCGTAGCTCGGTTGTGTACGCCACGATTATTGTCGTGCTGGTATTTTTACCGCTACTAACGCTATCAGGTGTAGCAGGCAAACTGTTTGCACCTTTGGGCTATGCTTATATCAGTGCGATTGTAGCTTCTTTAGTGGTAGCCCTCACATTAACGCCTGCGCTGTGTTATATATTTTTTTCTCGCGGAAAATTAGACAGTAGCGACCCACCACTCATTGCTTGGATGAAAAAAGGTTACGTCCGATTATTGCAACGCATTGAACGTAATTACGTGATGGTGATTAGCCTGACAACCATCGTCATTGCACTAGGCCTAGGTATTTTGCCTTTATTTAAAAGCCAGTTTATCCCAAATCTGCATGAAGGCCATTACATCATGCACATGACTGCTGTGCCTGGAACGTCGGCGCGAGAGTCTTTACGTATAGGTGAAAAAGTTGCTGCGGTTGTTGGCCACATCAAAGGTGTTAAATCAGTGACGCAATGGGTTGGTCGCGCGCCTAATGCAGCAGATACGTTTGGCACACACTATAGCGAGTTTGAGGTGGAGTTAGATAGCTTGTCAGGCCCTGAACAAAACCGCGTGCTCGATAATATTCGCGAAGAATTAGCGGGCGAAGCTGTAGATGACGACAATGATGGCAAAGCTGAAACAGGCTTTATTGGCGTGACCTTTGCCATCAACACTTTTTTAACTGAACGTATTGAAGAAACCATTTCGGGCTTTACCGCCGCCATGGTAATTAATATTCATGGGCAAGATTTAGATGCTTTAGACCGCGATGCCCGCGAAGTGGCCAACATACTTAGCAGTATTCCAGGCGCGTCAGAAATACAAATTCAATCTCCACCAGGCACCCCAGAACTTACAATACGCTTACGACCAGAACGGCTTGCCTTGTATGGTTTACAATCGCTTGATGTACTAGAAAACATTCAAGCAGCTTATGAGGGTGTACAAGCTTCTCAAATCTATCAAGGCAATCAAGTGACCAGCGTGAATGTGATGTTCAGCCGTTCAGTACGAGATGATTTGCGTGAAATTGGCTCACTACCTCTTAAAAATCCTGACGGTAAGATTATTTATCTCAAGGATGTAGCAGACATTAGCCAAGAAAATGGCCGTTCAAAAATTCTACATGCAGGGGCTAAACGTATCCAAACCGTCACTTGCAACATCCATAATCGTGACATTGCCAGCTTTGCCAGGGAAATGAAAAAGCGTATTAAAACTGAAGTCCAATTATCATCTGGCAATTTTGTGACTTATACAGGCGAAGCTGAAGCCAATGCAAAATCTCGTGAAGACTTAATTGTGCACTCATTGCTCGCAGCGGTTGGTATATTCCTAATGTTGTATATCGCCTTTGGCAGATTACGCAATTTACTGCTCACTTTTGCTAACCTACCCTTCGCACTGATTGGCGGCGTGATTGCAGCCATGTTTACCGGTGGTTGGATTTCATTAGGTTCTTTAGTTGGCTTTGTCACATTATTTGGCATCACGCTTAGAAACTCAATCATGATGGTATCTCACTATCAACACCTGATTGACGAAGAAAACTGTGTTTGGGGACTAGAAACCTGCATACGTGGGGCATCTGAACGCCTACCATCAATATTAATGACTGCACTAGTAACGGCGCTGGGCTTACTACCTTTAGCCATTGGCAGCGGCCAACCAGGACGAGAAATCGAAGGTCCAATGGCGACGATTATCGTTGGGGGTTTAGTGACTTCTACGATTTTAAACTTGTTAATACTGCCCACGATTATGTTGCATTTCGGGCAGTTTAAAAAAGAGAGATTTACATAG
- a CDS encoding uridylate kinase — protein MWVIKLGGSLLGAPELAHWLELLVKFGDGKVVIVPGGGLFANSVREAQQISNASDEVAHQLALLAMDQFGILLASMNPSLVTASSELELAERGWQHRGIVWLPSKMALADTSIPQNWQVTSDSLSAWLANKLDAEQLILVKSKSLITYQKEAPSKLQHLVDDELIDSQFVNFSADKSFQTWALNKADYSIFEQGFSVQKLQEKGLQLNNIIS, from the coding sequence ATGTGGGTAATCAAACTAGGCGGTAGTTTGCTTGGCGCACCAGAACTGGCGCACTGGTTAGAGTTGCTAGTAAAATTTGGTGACGGTAAAGTGGTGATTGTGCCTGGTGGCGGTTTGTTTGCAAACTCTGTGCGCGAGGCGCAGCAAATTTCAAATGCTAGCGATGAAGTCGCACATCAATTAGCACTTTTAGCAATGGATCAGTTTGGCATATTGCTTGCGAGTATGAACCCTAGCTTGGTTACCGCCAGTAGTGAGTTGGAGCTAGCGGAGCGCGGCTGGCAACATCGAGGCATAGTGTGGCTACCCAGCAAAATGGCCTTGGCTGATACAAGCATTCCGCAAAACTGGCAGGTGACATCCGATAGTTTGAGCGCGTGGCTTGCCAATAAATTAGACGCGGAACAGTTGATATTGGTGAAGTCTAAGTCTTTAATCACCTATCAAAAAGAAGCGCCAAGCAAGTTACAGCATTTAGTAGATGATGAATTGATAGATAGTCAATTTGTTAATTTTTCCGCGGATAAGAGTTTTCAAACATGGGCATTAAATAAAGCAGATTACTCAATTTTTGAGCAAGGTTTTAGTGTTCAAAAGCTGCAAGAAAAAGGCTTGCAGCTCAATAATATAATCAGTTAA